One Mycolicibacterium sarraceniae genomic window carries:
- a CDS encoding MmpS family transport accessory protein gives MQRISIGHRIGKRWMLLVAVVVVAVAGFAVYRLHGIFGSEDVTSTPSGAGNDIVPFNPKHVVMEVFGPPGTIATVTYTDVNAQPQRADNVTLPWAYDTTTTQPAVFVNVSAQGDGDSIGCRIKIDDVVKDERTVNTLNAFTYCLDKSG, from the coding sequence ATGCAGCGGATTTCGATCGGGCACCGAATCGGCAAGCGATGGATGCTGCTGGTTGCGGTAGTCGTGGTCGCGGTGGCCGGCTTTGCGGTCTACCGCCTGCACGGCATCTTCGGCTCCGAGGATGTCACCTCCACACCTAGCGGCGCCGGCAACGACATCGTCCCGTTCAACCCGAAGCACGTGGTCATGGAGGTTTTCGGGCCGCCCGGCACGATCGCCACCGTCACCTACACCGACGTCAACGCTCAACCCCAGCGCGCCGACAATGTCACGCTGCCGTGGGCCTACGACACGACCACCACCCAGCCGGCCGTCTTCGTCAACGTCTCCGCGCAGGGTGACGGCGACTCGATCGGCTGCCGCATCAAGATCGATGACGTCGTCAAAGACGAGCGCACCGTGAACACCCTCAACGCCTTCACCTATTGCCTGGACAAGTCCGGATGA
- a CDS encoding phospholipase D-like domain-containing protein: MDPSDSADDGALLVPGDTCWRSAKADRFATIIDGADYLRHVKAAMLGARHRIVVIGWDLDFRTTFERGEQTLEGPNQLGLFLHWLLWRRRGLKVYLLKSNLRLLPAFDGFWFGIAPVSLLNQFSSARLHFAVDGAHPTGAVHHQKIVVVDDTMAFCGGMDLTLGRWDTSEHLPIDRRRNGPGDPYGPRHEVVAAVDGVAAEVLAAQAQDRWEAATGEVLSSLSASAPAWPDGLEPTLRNVEIGVARTLPMLSGRSEVREVEALDLAAIRAARDLIYLENQYFAARGIAEAIAARLREPDGPAVVIILPRSSESRLEQESMDSARQLLFRMLKEADSYDRLGVYWPVAGKGVSVYVHSKVIVIDGRLLRIGSSNFNNRSLGFDSECDIALDAGGAQADSAAVTREILWVRDSLVSEHLGVSVEEFRDSMESGGTFLSAVEALRGTGRSLRALTDTMVAADASPFAENDLMDPDHVPPSLAESAFKLAESVVLWPFRHTIIGTLYRKLRGS; the protein is encoded by the coding sequence GTGGACCCTAGCGATTCAGCAGACGACGGTGCGCTACTGGTGCCCGGAGACACCTGCTGGCGCTCGGCGAAGGCGGATCGCTTCGCAACGATCATCGACGGCGCCGACTACCTGCGGCATGTGAAGGCCGCCATGCTGGGTGCTCGCCATCGGATCGTCGTGATCGGCTGGGACCTGGATTTCCGCACCACCTTCGAGCGTGGCGAGCAGACGCTGGAAGGGCCGAATCAACTTGGCCTCTTCCTGCACTGGCTGCTGTGGCGGCGGCGCGGGTTGAAGGTGTATCTGTTGAAGTCCAACCTTCGTCTGCTCCCGGCGTTCGACGGCTTCTGGTTCGGCATCGCGCCGGTGAGTTTGTTGAACCAATTCAGCTCGGCACGTCTGCATTTCGCTGTCGATGGCGCCCACCCCACAGGCGCGGTACACCACCAGAAGATCGTGGTCGTGGACGACACGATGGCGTTCTGCGGAGGCATGGATCTGACGCTCGGACGTTGGGATACCTCGGAGCACCTACCCATCGATCGGCGCCGCAATGGGCCGGGGGATCCCTACGGGCCCCGCCACGAGGTCGTCGCTGCGGTGGACGGCGTTGCCGCGGAAGTGCTCGCCGCGCAGGCGCAGGATCGGTGGGAGGCGGCGACCGGGGAGGTTCTATCGTCGCTCAGTGCTTCGGCACCGGCCTGGCCGGACGGGCTGGAACCTACGCTGCGCAACGTCGAGATCGGGGTGGCACGCACGCTGCCCATGCTGTCTGGGCGCAGCGAGGTCCGCGAGGTCGAGGCGCTCGATCTGGCGGCAATCCGCGCCGCGCGCGATCTGATCTACCTGGAGAACCAATACTTCGCGGCGCGCGGTATCGCTGAGGCGATCGCGGCGCGGCTGCGCGAGCCCGACGGTCCCGCGGTCGTGATCATTCTGCCGCGAAGCTCCGAGAGCCGGTTGGAGCAGGAGTCGATGGACAGCGCGCGGCAGCTGCTGTTCCGGATGCTCAAAGAAGCGGACTCGTATGACCGGCTCGGCGTGTATTGGCCGGTCGCCGGTAAGGGCGTGTCGGTCTACGTGCATTCCAAGGTCATCGTGATCGACGGCCGGCTGCTGCGCATCGGTTCGTCGAACTTCAACAACAGGTCGCTGGGTTTCGACAGCGAATGCGATATCGCGCTTGACGCTGGGGGCGCACAAGCCGACTCCGCTGCGGTCACGCGCGAAATCCTCTGGGTGCGAGACAGTCTCGTCTCGGAGCATTTGGGTGTATCGGTTGAGGAGTTCCGGGATTCAATGGAGTCCGGCGGGACCTTCCTGTCTGCTGTCGAAGCATTGCGCGGCACCGGGCGCTCGCTGCGCGCACTGACCGACACTATGGTGGCCGCGGACGCGAGTCCCTTTGCGGAGAACGACCTGATGGATCCTGACCACGTGCCGCCATCCCTTGCGGAGAGTGCGTTCAAGCTCGCCGAGTCGGTGGTGCTCTGGCCCTTCCGGCACACGATTATCGGGACGCTGTACCGGAAACTTCGCGGTTCGTGA
- a CDS encoding coiled-coil domain-containing protein, whose amino-acid sequence MRHTLRRTAVSLATGVAVLAASIVQNGWADPASDALAQLNELSREAVQTREAVSAAQRDVDRRLADQAVAEERHRADMAAVDAANAELGPHQAEVGQLAAITYMSGGTGQFVAVLSATSPQDLIDRLSLQKAIAGMAADQMKALRAARDRAAAAASASELSAAEARVAAERAASVRADLEAKWSDLRRQILAAEAQYAALTPQQQAVVDIAAAAVSAAQPPGDVSGPPLAAMPADIPEALPVGVANEAGLQANTVIAARAISAQFPQIAEIDGVRPDPKPWHPSGLAIDVMVPNSGTPEGIALGDAILAFVMSNAGRFGLQDAIWRGTYYTPGGPAGSGYGHFDHVHVTTTPRGAATNGR is encoded by the coding sequence GTGCGCCACACACTTCGGCGAACAGCGGTAAGTCTGGCGACCGGGGTCGCGGTGCTAGCTGCGTCGATAGTGCAGAACGGCTGGGCGGACCCAGCGTCTGACGCGCTGGCCCAGCTCAACGAGCTGTCTCGTGAGGCGGTGCAGACACGCGAGGCTGTGAGCGCTGCTCAGCGCGATGTCGACCGCAGGCTGGCCGATCAGGCGGTGGCCGAGGAGCGTCATCGCGCGGACATGGCAGCCGTCGACGCCGCGAACGCCGAGCTTGGCCCGCATCAAGCTGAGGTCGGTCAGCTCGCGGCGATCACCTATATGAGTGGAGGTACTGGCCAGTTCGTGGCGGTGCTGAGCGCAACCTCCCCACAAGATCTGATCGACCGGCTGTCTTTGCAGAAGGCGATCGCCGGTATGGCGGCCGATCAGATGAAGGCACTCAGGGCAGCGAGGGATCGCGCCGCTGCTGCCGCTAGCGCTTCAGAGCTGTCGGCCGCTGAGGCTCGTGTCGCAGCCGAGCGAGCCGCATCGGTGCGCGCAGATTTGGAGGCCAAATGGAGTGACTTGCGGCGTCAGATCCTGGCCGCCGAGGCGCAATATGCGGCGCTGACGCCGCAGCAGCAGGCGGTGGTCGATATCGCGGCGGCAGCGGTATCGGCGGCACAACCGCCCGGCGACGTATCCGGTCCTCCGCTCGCGGCGATGCCCGCCGACATCCCGGAGGCGTTGCCGGTCGGAGTCGCGAATGAGGCTGGGCTGCAGGCCAACACCGTCATCGCGGCCCGCGCCATCAGTGCGCAGTTCCCCCAAATCGCCGAGATCGACGGCGTCCGGCCCGATCCGAAGCCGTGGCATCCGAGCGGCCTGGCGATCGATGTGATGGTCCCGAATTCTGGGACCCCCGAGGGCATCGCGCTGGGGGACGCGATTCTCGCGTTCGTGATGAGCAACGCGGGCAGATTCGGCTTGCAGGATGCGATCTGGCGCGGCACGTACTACACGCCGGGCGGACCAGCAGGATCGGGCTACGGGCACTTCGACCACGTTCACGTCACCACGACGCCACGGGGCGCAGCGACCAACGGCCGGTAA